One genomic region from Cyanobium usitatum str. Tous encodes:
- a CDS encoding prenyltransferase/squalene oxidase repeat-containing protein, with the protein MTLLHPLIRAHVYVLRDDRPVFIRTIVEGDIAFHGFRLKASRCSELANDLCELNSNGLWEYNRGFGVTMEDSALVIDGLIDAGWDTDALKNSVDLLISHFYAPGDGAFHTLFHGRSKYWLGPSLEANAFAVYFIEKLAICSQSEVKKNALEYILKQPFSPTGWKGRWFQQQALSNYYVLRALAAVGNKRPNLLPILKHMLQSQTPDGSWNMSVISTSLNALSIAYLVELIPDSFTISLNPLQAILNAESWLRSGNCVDKQSEPILYYWHETASLISGIVGRRIFYHCEDMGEIGSALRKFSLREIGLRFPRSR; encoded by the coding sequence ATGACATTGCTGCACCCTCTGATAAGAGCTCATGTGTACGTGCTTCGGGATGACAGACCGGTCTTCATTCGAACCATTGTCGAAGGCGATATTGCCTTTCATGGATTCAGACTAAAGGCTAGCCGCTGCTCTGAACTTGCTAACGACTTGTGCGAGCTGAATAGTAATGGGTTGTGGGAGTATAACCGGGGTTTTGGAGTCACAATGGAGGACAGCGCTCTCGTCATCGATGGGCTCATAGACGCAGGCTGGGATACCGATGCACTCAAAAATTCTGTTGATCTGCTGATTAGCCACTTCTACGCCCCTGGTGATGGCGCATTTCATACCCTCTTTCATGGGCGTTCTAAATACTGGCTCGGCCCTTCCCTTGAGGCCAATGCGTTTGCTGTATACTTCATTGAGAAGCTTGCTATCTGTTCTCAGTCTGAGGTTAAAAAAAATGCATTAGAATATATCCTAAAACAACCATTCTCCCCAACTGGATGGAAAGGGCGATGGTTTCAGCAGCAAGCCCTTTCTAATTACTACGTGCTACGTGCTCTTGCTGCTGTAGGCAATAAACGCCCTAATTTGCTTCCGATACTCAAGCATATGCTGCAAAGTCAGACTCCGGACGGTAGCTGGAATATGAGTGTCATATCCACTTCGTTAAATGCCCTGTCCATCGCCTACTTGGTTGAACTTATACCAGACAGTTTTACCATTTCACTTAACCCATTGCAGGCCATCCTAAATGCAGAATCCTGGCTTCGCAGTGGCAATTGCGTAGACAAACAAAGCGAGCCGATTCTTTATTACTGGCATGAGACAGCGAGCCTTATTAGTGGAATCGTAGGCAGAAGAATCTTCTATCACTGTGAAGATATGGGTGAGATTGGAAGTGCGTTGCGAAAGTTCAGTTTAAGAGAGATTGGCTTGCGTTTTCCAAGAAGCCGCTAA
- a CDS encoding IS256 family transposase, translated as MTLTHSGASELAQLMEGTTAGALIPEIVRRGFQELLEAEVSAAIGATRHERCPDERSTHRNGYRQRLLTTQVGDLSLAIPKLRQGSFFPDWLEPRRRVDKALYAVVMEAYTGGISTRKVDSLVEALGGASGISKSEVSRICAGLDEQVKAFLGRPLDHARFPYLYLDATYLHGRLGCNMQVCSRAVVVAIGINGLGYREVLGIAVGDSEAEGFWRQFLGSLKERGLTGTRLVISDAHLGLTAAIKRMFQGSSWQRCRVHFLRNLLSHVPKAGQDMVAAAMKAVFVIQAPDQVRSHWQRVTEMLRKQFPTAVPVMDAARDDVLAFLHFPQEHWRKVWSTNPLERLNKEIKRRTNVVGIFPNDAAIVRLVGSQLLEQQEEWQLERRRFFSEATMAKIPEPEEPLELTDADPTAQPSAITS; from the coding sequence ATGACCCTTACCCATAGTGGCGCCTCCGAGCTGGCTCAGCTCATGGAGGGCACCACCGCTGGCGCCCTGATCCCTGAGATCGTGCGCCGGGGCTTCCAGGAACTGCTGGAAGCCGAGGTCTCCGCGGCCATTGGTGCCACGCGCCATGAGCGCTGCCCTGACGAGCGCTCCACCCACCGCAACGGCTACCGCCAGCGGCTGCTCACCACCCAGGTGGGCGATCTCAGCCTGGCTATCCCCAAACTGCGTCAGGGCAGCTTCTTCCCCGACTGGCTCGAGCCGCGCCGCAGGGTCGACAAAGCTCTTTACGCCGTGGTGATGGAGGCCTACACCGGCGGCATCTCCACACGGAAGGTCGACTCCCTGGTGGAGGCGCTGGGCGGCGCCAGCGGCATCTCCAAATCGGAGGTGAGCCGCATCTGCGCTGGACTCGACGAGCAGGTGAAGGCCTTTCTGGGCCGGCCTTTGGACCATGCCCGCTTCCCCTACCTCTACCTCGACGCCACCTACCTCCACGGCCGCCTGGGCTGCAACATGCAGGTCTGTTCCAGGGCCGTTGTCGTCGCCATCGGCATCAACGGCCTCGGTTACCGCGAGGTCCTCGGCATCGCCGTTGGCGACAGTGAGGCCGAGGGCTTCTGGCGCCAGTTCCTGGGCTCGCTCAAAGAGCGTGGTTTGACTGGCACACGACTGGTGATCTCCGATGCTCACCTGGGGCTGACGGCGGCGATCAAGCGCATGTTCCAGGGCAGCAGCTGGCAGCGGTGCCGGGTGCACTTTCTGCGCAACCTGCTCAGCCATGTGCCCAAAGCCGGCCAGGACATGGTGGCCGCTGCCATGAAAGCGGTGTTCGTCATCCAGGCCCCCGATCAGGTGCGCTCCCACTGGCAGCGAGTCACCGAGATGCTCCGCAAGCAGTTCCCGACAGCTGTGCCCGTGATGGACGCCGCCCGAGACGACGTGCTGGCCTTCCTCCACTTTCCCCAGGAGCACTGGCGTAAGGTGTGGAGCACCAACCCGCTCGAGCGGCTCAATAAGGAGATCAAACGCCGCACCAACGTGGTCGGCATCTTCCCCAACGACGCTGCGATCGTGCGGCTGGTGGGCAGCCAGCTGCTGGAGCAGCAGGAGGAATGGCAGCTGGAGCGCCGCCGGTTCTTCTCCGAGGCGACCATGGCCAAGATCCCGGAACCAGAAGAGCCGCTGGAGCTCACTGATGCTGATCCGACTGCCCAGCCGTCAGCAATCACCAGCTGA
- a CDS encoding FAD-dependent oxidoreductase, whose product MTLHEASHYDLIIVGGGLSGLSLASYLPTYSILILETEDFIGGRVRSHQLENVYAELGAIFPFRQARLSDFDCNSPVKPVGLYENGILYLGKDPLDALQNANPGSSLDIELLKSFANPYISLLNGTLRIPNQHFGALHRFSDHITRQIDAFHRVIHPEHAGLYSPAIVGHCLVDWPCIFDRDPNSSFVNRIVEGLGERVTVRTGCRVNHVSPDQYGQIVVQYRRGSNSLSAGSRLCAITAPGNQMLGILKDFQSSNLGFYRNVEYASGIVCAIVVDEAPELPRYIVSPDQVWSSIIPLTRGGKTILHCYITGSQATSLWNSSDNEIIHILTKSMHSVGIARKTLDAIVQRWPKLGPILSEQLKLSYYPQHFRLARNLWFAGEMALYTPTSPLSYGMAAAAKAGRMIASDILSA is encoded by the coding sequence ATGACCCTGCATGAAGCCAGCCATTATGACTTAATCATTGTTGGTGGTGGTTTGTCTGGATTAAGCCTGGCTTCTTATTTACCAACTTATTCAATCCTGATTCTTGAGACGGAAGACTTTATAGGAGGAAGAGTCCGATCGCATCAATTGGAGAATGTGTACGCTGAGTTAGGAGCCATTTTCCCTTTCAGGCAAGCCAGGCTTTCAGACTTCGATTGTAACTCTCCTGTTAAACCGGTAGGCCTATACGAGAATGGCATCCTCTATCTTGGCAAAGATCCGCTTGATGCTCTCCAAAATGCCAATCCAGGCTCATCGCTAGATATTGAGCTATTGAAATCTTTTGCCAATCCATATATATCTCTTTTGAATGGAACACTTAGGATCCCAAATCAGCACTTCGGAGCCCTACACCGGTTCTCCGATCATATCACGCGTCAGATTGATGCATTTCACAGGGTCATCCACCCAGAGCATGCAGGTTTATACTCTCCAGCAATTGTGGGCCATTGCCTCGTTGACTGGCCATGTATCTTTGATCGGGATCCCAATAGTTCGTTTGTCAACAGAATTGTGGAGGGCTTGGGAGAGCGAGTAACAGTGCGAACAGGATGCCGAGTGAACCACGTTTCACCTGATCAATATGGACAAATAGTTGTTCAGTATCGGAGAGGGTCTAATTCACTTAGCGCCGGGTCTCGCCTTTGTGCAATAACTGCTCCAGGCAACCAAATGCTCGGCATATTGAAAGATTTCCAATCTTCCAACTTAGGTTTCTATCGCAATGTTGAATATGCATCAGGGATAGTATGCGCAATAGTCGTGGATGAAGCGCCTGAGCTGCCGCGCTATATTGTTAGCCCCGACCAAGTGTGGTCGTCGATAATACCCTTAACACGTGGAGGGAAAACCATTCTACATTGCTATATTACTGGGTCACAAGCCACCTCACTCTGGAATTCTTCAGATAACGAGATTATACATATACTTACTAAGTCAATGCACTCAGTGGGGATTGCCCGTAAGACCTTGGATGCCATTGTTCAGAGATGGCCAAAGCTGGGACCCATACTATCTGAACAGCTCAAACTCAGCTACTATCCTCAGCACTTTCGTCTAGCCCGAAATCTGTGGTTTGCGGGTGAAATGGCTCTATATACGCCGACTTCACCCCTTAGCTATGGGATGGCCGCCGCGGCTAAGGCTGGCAGAATGATCGCATCTGATATTTTATCAGCATAA
- a CDS encoding Nif11-like leader peptide family RiPP precursor, giving the protein MSFQQLVDACQTDATLGEAIKTSQSLDNICALALQQGISITPEEIIKGAASVTSELSDADLAGVAGGSWSGNEGVDSGLSWAGGAAGASLAMPAIGLAILIK; this is encoded by the coding sequence ATGTCTTTCCAGCAGCTTGTTGACGCTTGCCAAACTGATGCAACATTGGGGGAGGCCATAAAGACATCACAATCGCTCGATAACATTTGCGCCCTTGCTCTCCAGCAAGGAATTAGCATTACACCAGAAGAGATCATCAAGGGAGCTGCGTCAGTCACATCTGAGTTGTCAGATGCAGATCTTGCTGGTGTAGCAGGAGGGTCTTGGTCTGGGAATGAGGGAGTAGATTCAGGTCTCTCGTGGGCAGGTGGAGCTGCTGGTGCTAGTCTAGCGATGCCAGCAATCGGCCTTGCGATTCTTATTAAGTAA